The window GGCGCTCTACGCGCTCCGCCGCGCCACCGGCGCCGATGCGCTCTTCCTCGGCTCGGGCGACCTCCGTCTCAACCCCGAGCTCGTCTCCACCGACGTGGCCGAGTTCCACACCGCCCGCCACGCGGGCGACCTCGCGCGCGCCGCCGCGCTCTATGGCGGGCCTTTTCTCGACGGCTTCTTCCTGAGCGGCGCGCCCGAGTTCGAGCGCTGGGCCGACAACGAGCGCACCGGGCTCGCGCGCGACTACGGCGAGACGCTCGAGACCCTCGCCGCCGAGGCCGCGGCCCGCGAGGATCACCGGAGCGCCGCCGACTGGTGGCGCCGCCTCGCCGACCACGAGCCGCTCAACTCGCGCGTCACCGTGCACCTCATGTACGCGCTCGCCGCCGCGGG is drawn from Gemmatimonadales bacterium and contains these coding sequences:
- a CDS encoding BTAD domain-containing putative transcriptional regulator, with protein sequence MLRLRLLGTPAVEGGDGPLGGAPAQRKSLALLALLAVGGDRGVSRDKLLAYLWPEAEAERAAHRLTQALYALRRATGADALFLGSGDLRLNPELVSTDVAEFHTARHAGDLARAAALYGGPFLDGFFLSGAPEFERWADNERTGLARDYGETLETLAAEAAAREDHRSAADWWRRLADHEPLNSRVTVHLMYALAAAG